The nucleotide sequence TGAAGGAATCGAGTATTTAAAGAAACATCTTCCTGAAAATATTCATTTGTGGGTGGCAAGTTTAGACGATTGTTTAAATGAACACAAATACATTATCCCCGGAATTGGCGATGCAGGCGATTTGGCTTACGGTGAGAAACTATAATTAAAAAAACATAACCCATGCCGGGTGCATGGGTTATTAGAAAACATTAAAATTCTAAAACACGTTTAGAATTTTGAATTTAGGGTTAGCAAATATAACTATAATTTCAATAAAAACAATAATAAACTTACACCTAAAATTGTAGCTAAAACCGCTTCTTTCACCCAATAAACCTTTGTACTTGCCACAAAGTTTCCACCGATGATTGATAATGGAAAAAAGGTAAACACTAATAAACCGTTTGATTTTTCGGGCGATATCACATAAATAGCAGCTCCGATAACAAAGCAAAACACAATGTTTTTATAAAGAGTGATTTGGTTAGTTGCGATGGTTTTTAAATTAGTAACCTGATAGAATGTGAACAATACAGATATAGTTGCCAAAAAAGCCAATGCAATATTTTGATACACATTTTCAAAATAGCTAAAATCGATACTCATATCATATTTATCGGTCCAAAACGCTACTAGATTGATATCGTAAAACAAACTATAGGTATAAAAAAGAATGGTAACAGTAAGCAATGCGATGAACGGAATAATCCAATTGCGGTAATCTTGCCCCACATACCAAATAATGGTTAGATAAATCATCAAGAAATAAAGAATAGTCCACGATTCAAACAAAGTTGCCATAAAAATCCACAAGCTGGCATCGAAAATTTTTAATTTGGGTTCATTTAATGTTTGCAACGAAATAATCCTGCGCAAGGCCAACAACACCAATAAATTGGCAATGATTAACTGGGAATCATCATAAAAGGTGGGAAATAGAATTAAAAAGCAGGCATACAAAAACAATGAATATAAATTGTTTACCGCTAAATAGTTTTTTAAAGTGATGAATTGAATCAACAAAACCGAAAGTACTACTGCTACAAACAAAAAGCTTTTTTCTATAATAGCTGTGGGCGATTGCAACCATTTCAAATCGCTTATTAAATGTAGAAAATAAGTAGCTAAAAGCATAAAACCTATTACTACATAACCAATTGGTTTACTTTTTGAAAAAAGATTTGCAAGCATTAACGATATTATTTAATTTTTGTAAATAAGTTGTTGATAATTTTTTTTACTTTTGTTGCAAAGTTAGAATTAAACTGAAATTAAACATAAATAATTAATAACAATATTATGTGGACATCATTCTTTAAAGGTATTGAATTTTTATTCGTTGATGTGTTGTTTGTACCAATGGATTGGTTTGCAAAATTAGAATTAACCAACTGGTGGATTGCAAACATTATTAACTGGATTTTTATCATTATTTGTTGTGTGGCATTTACGTATTGGTTAAAACAATTACGCATTTTTGCTTCAAACAACGAAGATGAACAAGATACAACAGCACACTCGTTCTTAAAATAAAAAAATCAGGTTTTAAACCTGATTTTTTTTGTTTAGTTAGATTGGTTTTGGTTTGAAATTATTTTGTTCGTTGACGAATCATTGGGTTGGTAATAAGACACGACCTTTTAATAAGAACTTCGGAAGTTGCTCCATAACAATTACTTGAGCTATTATAAAACGCTACGAAATACCTTTCGCCAGCACGTACATTAGATGGCGTAGCTATTTTATTACTGGCAGTTGCCGGACTTGCTGTGTGCCAACTAATTTGCGAGCCCGAAGGAGGTGTAGCAACTGTTATATTATTCAAATTATACGTTGTTGTGGCGCAAGGAAGCACTACTTCTATAATGGGATAAATAGGATATACCGATACGCCCGAAGTATTATTGGTTGAATTAGGATCTACTTCGCTTGCTGAAACCACTGCTTGATTGTAATAATTACCAAATGCATTTACCGAAGCTGTTAAGGTCAATACTTGTGAGGCACCTTTATTCAAAGTGCCAATAGTCCAAATTCCTGTATTGTTATCATATCCAGCAGATGATGACACATAGGTAAATCCGAAAGGCAAAATATCTTGTACTTTTACATTTGTTGCATTTTGCGGACCTGCATTGTAAGCTGTTAAAGTAAACGTTACTTGCCCACTTATAGGTGGCATGGTGTTATTTACCTCTTTTGTAAGCTGTAAATCGGCGGTTGGTTGCTGTGGGAATAGTGTTATTAAACTACTGCTATTTCCATTATTTGCAAGATTCGCTGTAAGATTCGCAGTATTGGCATAGCTACCTGAGGCATTCACAGTACCCACAATGTCTATACTTGCCGATGCCGCAGGATTTAAAGTACCCACATTCCAAGTTAATGTACCTGCATTAAAAGTTGCCGAAGCAGAGTTAGAAACATAGGTGATACCTGTAGGAAAAGCATCTGTCACCACAATTCCATTAGCTGTGTTGCTTCCATTGTTTACAACAGTAATAGTAAATGTAACATTTGTACCTACCAAAGGTGTTGTAGTTGTTACTGTTTTAGCTATAGAGAGATTATAAAATGTGTGAATGGTAACTTTTCCATCTCCACCATTCCCTCCTGTTGGACTGCTACTCGCTGCTCTATAAGCACCGCCACCGCCACCGCCAGGAGGATTTCCGTCTGTTCCATTCCCTGAAGAATTGTTCTGCTTTCCATTTCCTCCTGTTCCCCCATTTGGAGATGCGCCCCCGTTTCCACCGCTTGTATTAGCTCCTCCGTTTAAACCAGATCCCCCTGCAAGTCTAACATCTCCAATGGCAGGGTTTGTCCCTCCAGTGGATGCTCCTCCAGTAGCACCCGTTGTTACATTGTTAGCCACACTGTTACCTCCTTTTGCACGTACTAAAGAACCTCCGGTAACATTTGTAGTGGAAAACCATGAATCACCACCAGCTGCTGTAGTTGTACTTCCGGCGCCTACATTTACATAATAGGTAGTACCAGGGTTTACCGTTAATCGGCTGCGGGAATATCCGCCTCCGCCTCCGCCTCCGAAACCAGTATTACTACCAGAAGTACGACTACCCCCACGACCACCGCCTCCCCATGTTTCTACTTCAATACTGGTTACATTTTCTGGTGCGACCCATGCTTCAACTGAACCTGTAGTGGTAATATCAGATTGTGGTCCTAAGACGGTGATAATTACTCTTCCGTTGGCACCAGCACCACCTGCATTGTTTCCACGAGCACCACCTCCGCCTCCGCCTGGACCTATGGTGGCAGCTGAACCCGCACCGTCTGAACTAGCCCGTCCGTTTCCTCCAATACCATCATTTCCTGTAGGTCCAACTGCTCCAAACTGGTTGGTAGCGTTTACTCCCAATCCTGTTGCACCAGCAGAAGAGCCTCCACCTCCACCATCGGAAGTTGCATTAGCACCTCGACCTCCATTGTTTCTTACTTGTCCTAAACTTGCTGAATAACTTCCGCCAGTCGCACCGGTTGAATTGGTAGCACTGTTTCCACCTTTTGCTAATACAAGAGCATTATTAACATTATTATTTGGAGCAAACCACGAGTCACCTCCAGCGGCTGTAGAGGTACTTCCTGTTCCAATATTCACGTAATAAGCAGTTGCTTGGTTCACTGTTACGGTACTTGCTGCATACGCACCACCTCCGCCTCCGCCTCCGGTTGCATTACTACCTCCACGACCGCCAGCTCCCCAAACTTCTATTTTAAGAGATGTACCTACAGGAAAACTTACCGTGTTTCCAGAAGCGGTAATGGTATAGGTTTGCGCAAAAAGATGCATAGTTGAAGCACCTCCTAGCAATATAACTACTATTAGAATAAATTTAAAAAGGTATTTCATACCGATATTTTTATTATTTTTCATTTTTAACAACATCTCTCTTAGAAAAATTAAGGTTTAGATGTTTTAGGTGAAATATTTCGAACATCACAATTAGGAACAGGTGTTACTTGTGCTGTATTATTTGCATAGTTTGTTTCTTGTTCATTACATGATATAACTGCTTTGTTAGTATATTGCCCAGACATATTTACCGTTGCAACTACCGATAAAACTCTTGATTGACCGGTATTTAAACCACCAATGTTCCACACACCTGTAGTTTGATTGTACGTTGTACCGGCAGCTGCATTATGGCTTTGATAGGTATATCCGTTAGGCAGTTTGTCTTGTACCACAACTCCTGTTGCGTTTTGTTCTTTGTTGTTAGTAGCTGTTATAGTAAATGTAACTGAATCGCCTGCATTTGGCGTGTTGTTATTTATTGTTTTGGCAACAGAAATATCATTACAATCTTTTACAGGAACATAAGCAATTCCAGAAAAAGAATTTGGAAAACAAGGTGATCCATTTACCACAATACTTCCAATAGTAGCACGATAATAAATGTTTGTGTTTACAGCTGGGCTATAGGAAGTAACATTTTCAGTTCCTGGAATAATTGCAGACCACGTGTTGCCATCAGTAGAACTTTGCCAACCTAGAACAACTCCTCCATGGCCCGTAAGCACTAAAGACATGGGTACAATTTCACCTTTACACACTGGTCCTCCATGATAATTTATCACTCCGCCGGCAGGGGCTGTTGTAACTACATTTATTTGTGCTGTTCCGCTAACTATACCCGGGCAAATAGAGTTCCAACCGCTATCGTTTGCGCTTAAATTTGAAGTGCTTTGCTTAACTTCTAACAAAATATAAGTACCTGCAAAATTTCGTGGAATATCAATTGTTGGAGCGTTATTACTTGAAACTATAAATCTTTCAAATCCACCACCATCAATATATTTAATTCGTTTGTAACCACTTGCAGGAGTTAATGAAACTGTGATAGCCGGTGCAGAATCAAGTGCAGCACCTGAACATATTGTACCACCACCACTAATTGTTGCTGTTGGACGAATAGGAGCGGTGAATGATAGCGGTGGACTGCTTACTGAACCACAAGAACTATTAGTTATTTTCCAGATCACACTCACGGTTTGGTTCGGTTGCATTCCTAGAATACGCGTGTTTCGCTGATTTGGATTCTCGAAAAAAGCGGTTCCAGAATCGCCTACAAACTCCCATTTACCAACACCAACTGTTGGTTGATTTCCTTGAATATAGTAAATTCCATCATCACATTGCCCAGCAAATATAACTTGTGAGGCAGTTGCAGTTGTTGGCTGTTGATACATGATGACCGAAGAACTAGAAACGCCCTTGGAAGTGGGTACAGTTGCGGTATTTAACCAATTGCTTTTTGTTGCTGTTGCTTTTGGGCGAACCGTAATGTTTATAGGAGCCGATGTAAAAGGTGTTGCACCAGTAGCAGCTGCCAAAGTATTTAATGTAAGTGTATATGTATTGCCCACATTAGAAACGGTCCAACCCGATCCGCTTGCACTTAAAACATCTAACTCAGAATCTATTACATCAGTCACTGAAACATTTGTCAGTGTATAAGAATTTGGATTTAAAAGCACAATAGAATAAATGTTTCCAGCAGTATCTGCACAAGCATTATTAATGGTTTTTGAAATACCAATTTCTGGTCGAACCACAATTACTTCTTCCCCTTCTTGATTGGCATTGTAATTGCTTCCGCCTACTGTTTCGTTTCCTGTGGAATAAGTGGTATTTTGACCGGAAATTGCGTTTAAGGGTGGGTAAATAATTCGTTCGGGAGCCCCACTTACCCTTGTTGGGTCTAAGTATCCAACTTGCACACCGTTGTGATAGGTTCCCTCTGTAGTTAGAAAAGGAACTTGTACATTCATTTCTATATAAGCACCTTCACCGCTTACCAAATCAAAAGTACCCAGAATAGGGTTTGTTGGAGTTCCAATATTGTTAATACTTTGCGGATTACCCGTAGTGGTATCAAAATCAATAGTAGCAGAAACAAAGGTAAATGACGCCGGCAATGGATCGTTTACACGCACACCTTTCGCACCACCGCCTGAATTGTCAATTCTAATTTTATAAGTGATCATAGATCCTGCTGGAATAGAATCTAATGGACTATCTCTCCATTTTGCAATACTAAGGGCAGGATAACAATAAGCACTTGCGGCTAAATAGCTTGGTAAATCGTTCATTGAAAAACTAGAAACCACTCCCGAGGTTCCGGGAAGACTACCGTTTTGCAACTTATTGGCACCAGCTGGAAAATCT is from Paenimyroides aestuarii and encodes:
- a CDS encoding DUF6427 family protein — encoded protein: MLANLFSKSKPIGYVVIGFMLLATYFLHLISDLKWLQSPTAIIEKSFLFVAVVLSVLLIQFITLKNYLAVNNLYSLFLYACFLILFPTFYDDSQLIIANLLVLLALRRIISLQTLNEPKLKIFDASLWIFMATLFESWTILYFLMIYLTIIWYVGQDYRNWIIPFIALLTVTILFYTYSLFYDINLVAFWTDKYDMSIDFSYFENVYQNIALAFLATISVLFTFYQVTNLKTIATNQITLYKNIVFCFVIGAAIYVISPEKSNGLLVFTFFPLSIIGGNFVASTKVYWVKEAVLATILGVSLLLFLLKL
- a CDS encoding DUF6341 family protein, whose translation is MWTSFFKGIEFLFVDVLFVPMDWFAKLELTNWWIANIINWIFIIICCVAFTYWLKQLRIFASNNEDEQDTTAHSFLK
- a CDS encoding DUF11 domain-containing protein, producing the protein MKNNKNIGMKYLFKFILIVVILLGGASTMHLFAQTYTITASGNTVSFPVGTSLKIEVWGAGGRGGSNATGGGGGGGAYAASTVTVNQATAYYVNIGTGSTSTAAGGDSWFAPNNNVNNALVLAKGGNSATNSTGATGGSYSASLGQVRNNGGRGANATSDGGGGGSSAGATGLGVNATNQFGAVGPTGNDGIGGNGRASSDGAGSAATIGPGGGGGGARGNNAGGAGANGRVIITVLGPQSDITTTGSVEAWVAPENVTSIEVETWGGGGRGGSRTSGSNTGFGGGGGGGYSRSRLTVNPGTTYYVNVGAGSTTTAAGGDSWFSTTNVTGGSLVRAKGGNSVANNVTTGATGGASTGGTNPAIGDVRLAGGSGLNGGANTSGGNGGASPNGGTGGNGKQNNSSGNGTDGNPPGGGGGGAYRAASSSPTGGNGGDGKVTIHTFYNLSIAKTVTTTTPLVGTNVTFTITVVNNGSNTANGIVVTDAFPTGITYVSNSASATFNAGTLTWNVGTLNPAASASIDIVGTVNASGSYANTANLTANLANNGNSSSLITLFPQQPTADLQLTKEVNNTMPPISGQVTFTLTAYNAGPQNATNVKVQDILPFGFTYVSSSAGYDNNTGIWTIGTLNKGASQVLTLTASVNAFGNYYNQAVVSASEVDPNSTNNTSGVSVYPIYPIIEVVLPCATTTYNLNNITVATPPSGSQISWHTASPATASNKIATPSNVRAGERYFVAFYNSSSNCYGATSEVLIKRSCLITNPMIRQRTK
- a CDS encoding DUF11 domain-containing protein; the protein is MNLFSKANKKSRINGFLLTILFFVISASNAQQQPVCATPGSDGVQEFPEPRNSFFPGMGNDITVNAGATSFTLDAIPSPFLVGGVLYDFGNNQISKGDLLLIIQIQGATINSANTNLYGSGNAANNGSGYLNLNNVGRYEYMVALNNVTSSGGELRFKAAGSGGGLLYSYENKPATTSQGVKRFQVVRLMQYSDLTLTSDIKTTPWNGRAGGLIAIDVAGTLNFNGKTINASLTGFRGGFLPSRSIENIQYTDYRSAIAGTNNRGSTKGEGIAGTPRYVWDGYEYLDQGATWQGYPNGDYAKGAPANAGGGGNVHNAGGGGGGNGGFGGAGGYGWPLANENPQTNNRNNLLSLQTGGRPGVALPSNVNNGLLFMGGGGGAGDANNSGDGARGGVGGGIVIITANKIAGNGFILANGGKGEPGAVASSGDGAGGGGAGGSVFINVKEPSTGNLYIQAKGGNGGHSTTVDLHGPGGGGGGGIIYYNANGANVTTDVTPGEAGRINAGQPVNAANYADFPAGANKLQNGSLPGTSGVVSSFSMNDLPSYLAASAYCYPALSIAKWRDSPLDSIPAGSMITYKIRIDNSGGGAKGVRVNDPLPASFTFVSATIDFDTTTGNPQSINNIGTPTNPILGTFDLVSGEGAYIEMNVQVPFLTTEGTYHNGVQVGYLDPTRVSGAPERIIYPPLNAISGQNTTYSTGNETVGGSNYNANQEGEEVIVVRPEIGISKTINNACADTAGNIYSIVLLNPNSYTLTNVSVTDVIDSELDVLSASGSGWTVSNVGNTYTLTLNTLAAATGATPFTSAPINITVRPKATATKSNWLNTATVPTSKGVSSSSVIMYQQPTTATASQVIFAGQCDDGIYYIQGNQPTVGVGKWEFVGDSGTAFFENPNQRNTRILGMQPNQTVSVIWKITNSSCGSVSSPPLSFTAPIRPTATISGGGTICSGAALDSAPAITVSLTPASGYKRIKYIDGGGFERFIVSSNNAPTIDIPRNFAGTYILLEVKQSTSNLSANDSGWNSICPGIVSGTAQINVVTTAPAGGVINYHGGPVCKGEIVPMSLVLTGHGGVVLGWQSSTDGNTWSAIIPGTENVTSYSPAVNTNIYYRATIGSIVVNGSPCFPNSFSGIAYVPVKDCNDISVAKTINNNTPNAGDSVTFTITATNNKEQNATGVVVQDKLPNGYTYQSHNAAAGTTYNQTTGVWNIGGLNTGQSRVLSVVATVNMSGQYTNKAVISCNEQETNYANNTAQVTPVPNCDVRNISPKTSKP